Within Limisalsivibrio acetivorans, the genomic segment AGCAGAAAGCCTGATTCAGCAACTATCTCTAGCATCTCCTCTGCATCGTCTCCCAGGTCGTCATTGACCGCCTCAAGCATAGCAACGATGGTAGCCGTTGATGTACGCAGGTTATGTGAGAAATATTTATATGCTGCGATAAGGTCTGCTCTGGAGATGCAGTCTTTTTCATTATTCACAGATCTGCCCCTTTTGGCACTAGGACGGCTTCAGATGCGCCGCTGCCAGGATTTCCGGCAGTTGTAGGATAAACCAATGAAACATAACGCCGCCGGAGTATCATTATATTGAATTATAAAGGATGAGTGCTGTTTTTCAATATATTTAGGTATTTTTGATTTGTCTGCCACCTTTACATGGATAATGTTTCAGTATAAGAATATATTACTCGTAAACGGGAGGACAGAGATTATGGAAACGATTTTCAGCAAGATAATCAAAGGGGAGATACCTTCATCCAAGGTTTATGAGGATGAGGATTTTATAGCGATTCTGGATATTATGCCCACCAACCTTGGGCACGTTCTCCTTATACCAAAAGAGTATTTTGAGAATATCTTCGATGCGCCCGAGTCTGTGGGCTCAAAGGTTTATCCACTTCTGTCGAAACTGGCAAAAGCCATGAAGGAAGCGCTCAACTGCGACGGGATCAATATTGTGCAGAATAACGGCAAGGCCGCCGGACAGGAGGTCTTCCACGCCCATATACACCTCATACCACGCTATGAGAATGACGGCATCCGCTTTACGCCCCAACATAAGGAGTACGACTCAACGGAGCATATGCAGCAAACCGCAGAAAAGATAAAAAGCAGCATTTAATAGTTCCATTAATGGAGGTGTTTGGGATGCTGGTGCTCCCCGCAGTCTTCAAAACTGATCGGGAGGCTCTTTGAGTCTTCGGCAGGTTCGATTCCTGTCCACCTCCGTATCATTTGCCCGCCAGATTGTTGGTTTACTACTGCCCTTCATATAGTACCGGATTGCAAGCTGATTATTCAGAAACATGTGCTTAATCAGTTAATTACTAAATAAGATGTCGGTCCACAAGAAGCAAATCAGAGTTGTATACGAAATCATTGATGATAAGTTAATCGTTTTAATCCTCGGCATCGGAAAGCGGGATAATCTTGAAGTATATTCAGATGTTATCAGAAGACTCAGATAACGCCATGATTCAGGCACAGCATCATGACTCCCCGCTGAATGTTCCCCTTGAGTATCCGCTCCAGCTGTCTTCGTAGTCCTCCCATTCCTTTCTTTTCTTTACACTGATGTAGCTTAGAAAACTCGTAGCAGGAATTAGCCCGTATTACATAAATATTGACATACGTATTATCCTGCGTATTATTATACGTAAGATTGGAGGGGGTTATGGGTTCTGTAAAGTACGAACTAAGTGAGATGATGAGCGCTAGCTCTTTCTCTAGAAACATGAGCAAGGTCAGCGAATTACTAGACACGATGCGGCGTGTTGTTGTCCTGCGTAACAACACTCCAGAGATGGTGGTTCTGCCTGTTGAGGATTATGAGCTCATGAAATCCATCATGGATTTAGCCGAACATCTTGAGATAGCAAAACTCATTGAAGAGAGAAGATCAGAGCAGAGCTTTTCTCTTGATGAGGTACTAGACGATGAAGGGATTGCTGTCGATGAACAATAGCTTCAAGGTTGAACTCAGCGAATCAGCCATGGAAGAGTTCAAAAAGCTGGACGGCAGCATCAAAAAGATTGTCGGAAAACAGCTAAAGGCTCTTGAGACAAACCCATACAAAGGCGAAATGCTTTCGTAACAAAGCCGGCATTGATCTCAGCGGATATTACAAGTTGTACGTCCACAAGAAGCAAATCAGAGTAGTATACAAAATCAATGATGATAAGTTAATCGTTTTAGTTCTCGGCATCGGAAAGCGGGATAACCTTGAAGTATATTCAGATGTTATCAGAAGACTCAGATAACGCCATGATTCAGGCACAACATCATGACTCCCCGCTGAATGTCCCCCTTGAGTATCCGCTCCAGCTGTCTTCGTAGTCCTCCCATTCCTTTCGTTTCTTTGCACTGATGTAGCCGTAAAGTGCAAACCCTATGGAGATAACCTGCTCTGTGAGCATTATATAACGCCCAGCCAGATACATGAGTGCAGCTACGCAGGCGCTCATCATCATAAACAGGAGCCAGCCGTTATGATTAAACTTCGCAAGCATATAACTGCCGAGGAGAAAACCGGTTATCGTTCCAAGCTCGAAGATCTGCGACAGTGAGGTTATCCCGCCATAGTCGTATAGGCTGTATAGTATACCCGCCGAAAGAACTGCATACATGGAGACTGCACCAAAGGACTGAACTGCCTTTCCCGGTTTGTCTGTATTACGATATGCAGTCATGAAACCGAGCATCATAGTTGGTATTCCACCCGCTTCGATAGAGGCGGCCATCCAGTTATGTTCAGAAACATAAACAACAACCCATGGCGGAACGCCGATGATGAACACAGCCCACCCCAGAATCTTAAGGTTTCTCCTTATATCTGGAGCCTTACCCTCCGCAACAGCAAAAAAGATCTTGTTGAGAAGGTAAAATAGAGCTCCCCAAATCTGCAGGAACAGATCCATTACCGCCTCCGTAAATCATGGACACACTTTAAAAGGTGTGCCCTGAATTCAGAGTTGCAAGGGTTGTGTGAAAAATCGCTCAGTGGTGTATCTATTTATCAGCTAGAAATGTCCTTATTAGATTAAGAAGACTTGCCCTTTTTGTTTTATTCTCATAATAGTACCCATGAATAAACGTTCTTGAGTTGCACAGATAAGAGACATTGCCTTTGGATACCATCTTCATATTTGTGTTCCACGAATCCACATATGGTACAGTATTATCTTTGTCTCCATGGATAAATAGTGTCTCAGGGAGCCCATCCCCTATATAGTTGTATGGCTCAATAAACTTCTTATTCACACGGTACTCATCCCTGTAATACCCCTCCTTGCGTAACCTTGTTATCGGGTTAAGAAGTATGAGCTTATCAGGTTTAATATCAATATTATACGAAAAGAGGGGTATAGTGAGCATCGAAAGAGCAAGGTGCCCCCCAGCGGATTCCCCACCAATGATAAAGTATTCACCCGCTCTACCACCACTGTGTTTACTCTCCGCCCAGATAACTGCACTCTTCGCATCATCCACAGAGATAAACGGCATATGATAGTCCCAGACCTTCCTATAGGATGGAAGATGGACAACAAAGCCTAAACCGGAGAGGAATTCACCCATAAATTCGAGCTGTTCAGGCTCTCCACCTGTCCAGCCACCCCCATGGAAGAATACAACAACCCCCATGGCGTTCCCCTCTGGGTAGTACGAGATAACGTCCAGCTCCCTGCCGTTTGACTCATATTTATCCTCTATCCGCTTAGATTTACGCATATCAAGCTTGTGTTCCGGTACGGCATTATAGTGATACTTATCGATGAAACCTCCTGTGCATTGGTATCGGATCACATAAGGTGAGAGATCAGAAAAAGCCATTGCTATGGAGGTGAGGCAAAGGGTTAAGACTGCCGTATGAATGAATGTACGAGCCAGAATCTTCATTAGTGTTGCTCCGGGGGATACATTTGAGTTTTATGTTTTTATGAATATAACAGGCGGTCATGGATTACTCAAATTAATTCTTAGAGCAGTATACCTCGGACACGGTCCTCATTCTTTGAGATAAGGTCCACAAGCTCCGGCTCAAACTGCTTCCCCCGCTCAATGACAATAATATCCATGGTTTTCTCAAAGGAGAAGGCGTCCTTGTAGCTTCTCTTGGATAATAGTGCATCCATAACATCCGCAATGGCAACAATTCGACCAGAAAGTGGAATATCTTCACCAGCTATACCGTTCGGATAGCCTTTTCCGTCCCATCGCTCATGGTGGTTCAGGGCAACAATTCTCGCCCATTCCATAAGCTCTGAACTCGGGTTTTCCAGGATCTTTGCACCGATCTCTGAATGTTTCTTGATCACATCATACTCTTTAGCTGTGAGCTTGCCCGGCTTCATAAGGATGTTATCTGGCACACCTATCTTTCCAACATCATGCATTGCGCTGGAATGTTTAATTAACTCGACATCTTTTCTGCCCATACCAAGGGCATCCGCAATAAAGACAGACAGGGCACTAACCCTGTTAAGATGCTCAGCTGTATAGTAATCCTTATATTCTGCCGCAAGAGCGAGGCGGTAGAATGTATCAAGGTGTGCCTCACGTAGGTTTTCGTTAAGGTATTCGTTTGCGACTTTATAGTTGTTAAGGTTCTCAAGCATCTCGTTGAAGTTATCAACAAGCACATTCGCCTCGGAATATTTCGTATTAATACTTATCGTCCGGCCAAATTCCAGGTTTGCAACGGAGCCAGTGGCACGGCTCAATATAACGAAGGGTTTTGCCAGTGCGGAGGAAATGACCATACTGAAAAGTACGGCCATTATTATAACGATAATGCTAAGAATCAGTATCTGTTTTTCTCCCTGCCGCAACGGTTCAAGGTAATCACCATAGGGAGTGTAAAGCCCGATAAGGAACTGAAGCCCTGCGCTTCTGTGCTCACCAAAGATAGTTTTGTAGCTTTTGTTTTTAATACGGATATCCCGAAGGTCCATGTTCCTTAGGTTTTCCCTGTGGGAGGTGAATATGGACTCAACTATGGTATCGCCAAAATCATCAACCCTTGGTATTCTCCCCTTCTCGCCCGCAAGCTTATAGAACTTATCCAGCTCCGAATGTGCTATTATCCTCCCCTCACCATCAGCCACAAAGAACTGTGTGTTCGGCGTGTAGGAGCTAAGGTTTGCAAGCGAGATAGTTTTGACCTCGAGATCCGCACCCACAACCCCCTTAAACTCACCAAACTGCTCAAAGGGAATCGCATACGTAAGCCCTGGCTGACCTGTTATGTAAAAAATATAGGGATCGGACCATACCGATGTACCGGAACGTTTTGCTTTTTCATACCATGGCCTTACCCTTGGGTCGTAGGTATCAGTCTCTGTTAGATCAGTAACCGCAACCACCTCACCACGTGTATTCATCCATTTTTCGGTCACCCTGCGAACACCATCATCAATAACAGACTCCTTCGCAAAATACCCTGTTACCCCATCTTCTCGTTCCCTCTTGCCGACAAGGAAGAATTCACCCTTTTCGTTACCGTAGTAAACCGTATATACGTTCTGGTGGTTGAGTAGAGAGCGCAGCATAAGCTTTCTAAGATATGCACGCTCCCTGGGAAGACCGCCGTTCTCTTCTATGGCGACCTGCAGAATTGAGGATATCCGAACTGCGGACCCTATGGACTCGCCGATGTTTACCTTGGCATTCTCTAGTGTGCGAACCATGATTCCATCCGCCAGAGAGTGCAGCGCTTTCTCGGACTGCTGGCCGGAGATCAGCATGATACTGAGACCCACCGTGACAACCAGCGCAACGGCAAAGATAGTGAGTGACTGAAAGATGGTGTATGATTTCCAGAATCTTTTCATATACTGCCCCATACTGATTTATATGGGGCAGTTGTGATCTAATTGTTAAATATTTATTATATTTATTAGAATCAGGCTATCTTTAGTACACATTTCCCCTTGGAGTGTCCAGACTCTATAAGACGATGCGCCTCTGCGGCTTCGTCCAGACCGAATACCCTGGATACATGCACCTTAACCTTGCCGTTCTCAATGAGCTCCCGAATCGTATCAAGGTTGTCTCTGGACGGTTTCACCTTGATGCCCCTTACATCGAGACTCCTGTCCAGACCCTTACGGCATATCTCCTCCGCAGTAATCGTAGGGACCGTTACCATAACGCCGCACTTGCGAAGGATATCCATTGAGCGGATGCCTATCTCACCACCCATCGTGTCGAGTATAAAATCTGCACCGTCCATAACCCTTGTAAAGTCCTCACTCTTGTAATCGATAACCCTGTCTGCACCAAGGCTAAGAAGGAAATCCCTGTTATGCTCAGACGCTGTGCAAGTGACCTCTGCGCCGTAAAGCTTTGCAAACTGGACAGCGAAATGCCCCACGCCACCTGCACCGGCATGGATAAGCACACTGCTCCCCTTTTCGAGGTGAGCCGCATCGTGGAATGCCTGCCAAGCGGTGAGAGCCGCTACAGGTATACCTGCCGCCTCGTAAAGTTCAATGTTTGATGGTGCGAAGCTGAGCTCATCTTCATTAACCGCTGCATACTCTGCGTAAGTTCCCGATGTTGCGGAAAAACCGATTCTGCCGTAAACCTTATCACCCACCTTGAGCTCACGAACACCGGTTCCAATCTCCTCCACCGTGCCTGATATGTCAAAACCCGGTATCCAGGGAAGGCTGTCCTTTATCATCTCTGCAACAAAACCGGAGCCTCTTCTGGTTTTCGCATCCACTGGGTTCACCCCTGCGCCAGCTATCTTCACAAGAACCTCATACTCACCAGGCGCAGGTTTATCCATCTCCGCCGTCTCAAGAACCTCAGCTCCGCCGAATTCCCTGATAATTACTGCTTTCATCTTAGTAATCTCCTGCCTCAAAAATTATTAAAAAATCCGCACCCTCTCAGGCGGGAATACTTGTTCTGTATCGATCTCTGCGCCTTCGCAAAGCTCATTACAGATCACGTATCCCTTCGCGATCTCTCAGGCAGCTTTCACGGCTCCAAAATTCCCCCTCAGAGCGCTCGATGCACATTATCGCAAACAGTCATACTTCACAGCCCCCGCAGGCTCAGAGGCCCAATTTATTCTGTGGGCAGAACAAGTGCTGACATACCGCATTTCATCGCCACAAGGTAGGTCACGTTTGGCCTGAAGAAACCTATGGGCTTCTTTCTGTCGTGGCCGAGAACCAGGATCGAACGCTCCTTCTCTCTTATGTAGTTAAGCGACTCGATAACAGGATTCCCCTCGGGAATATCGTAATCAATATCCAATTTATATATGCTCTTAAAATCCTCAATGATCATATCACGTTTCTCTAGAGCATCGTTCCCCTCTTTACCCCTCAGCTCCCTGGGGAAAGCAACGTAAAATACGCTTAGGGGCACATCAAGCTCCCTGGCCAGCTCCATCCCTGTCTCCATTACGTACCCGGGGTCGTCACAATTCAGTGATACAACCACTTCTTCGTATGGAAATGTTCCACGTGAAACAAGAAACGGTTTCTGCGCAGTATCAAAAAGATCACGCATAATGAAATGCCGGAGAATGGTCTCTGATCTGTCCGGAAGAACATAAAGCCCATCCACAGGGTCCTTGCCAAGTATCTGGTTCATACTGTGTACAGGATCGGCAACGCTGAAGTTTTCCAGCTCCTCCTTCACCTTCCCCACGAGATCCTTATTGAGCCCTTTTTTGACAGGATAAAGGTTTAGACCGCTCGTTTTAACATTCTTTGAAAGGTAAACTGCCTCATCAACAAGGTCCGGCCATTTGCTCGACAGCGCTACACCTAGCCTTGAGCCAAACTGGGAGGGGAACTGCGGAGTACCCTGCAACAGCATGTTGGCAAGGTTCTCAAGAACCTTCGGCTCACCTGTAAAAACGACTCTGTCCCCTACTCTCAACTGTTCCTCTGGGGTTGGGAGTACAAGCTCGTCCTCACGGTATATGGCGGCAATGCGCCACTTATTCGGCCTTATGGTGCGCATCTTTCTATCTGTAAGGTGACTTTTTGACAGTATGGAAAGCTCAATTATATCGCCACGCTTTAGACCCAGGTCAATCGCCTTAGAGTAGTTGCGGTTTAGCTTATTCAGTACGATATTAATGGAGGTTTCCAGTGGCTTTATAAGGGTTGCGCCATATTCAATAAACTTATCATCTGGCCTGTCATCGTATTTAAGAACGATGGCGGGGAGCTTGGACTCCATGCTCTCCCTCAGAATCCGCACGATTTCCAGGCTTATATCCGAATCCCTGAACGTTGAAACAACATGCCCTACTTCGTCGAGATCTATCTTCTTCCACGTAAGAATACTGCTCGCATCCGCATTGAGGAATCGAACACTTTCGAATTCATCTTTAAGATCCTCGATGCGCTTAGTATCCATCTCCACAACAATAACAGGCCACTGCTCCACTATTTCATAGAGAAGCATCCTTTCGAAGTAGCCGACACCGCAAAGAACCACAGTCGGTTTGTGCATATTCATATATTACCCGCTCTCAAAACAGCTCAACCCCCTCCATACCTTCAAACTCCGCCGCCTTCTCCTCCAGCCAGTCACCCGTATCCATCTTTTCCACATTAAGCGCGGTTACGAAGAACGCCATACCTTTTCGGATAATGCGTTCCGGCCTTCTTG encodes:
- a CDS encoding nicotinamide mononucleotide transporter gives rise to the protein MDLFLQIWGALFYLLNKIFFAVAEGKAPDIRRNLKILGWAVFIIGVPPWVVVYVSEHNWMAASIEAGGIPTMMLGFMTAYRNTDKPGKAVQSFGAVSMYAVLSAGILYSLYDYGGITSLSQIFELGTITGFLLGSYMLAKFNHNGWLLFMMMSACVAALMYLAGRYIMLTEQVISIGFALYGYISAKKRKEWEDYEDSWSGYSRGTFSGES
- a CDS encoding NAD-binding protein, with translation MNMHKPTVVLCGVGYFERMLLYEIVEQWPVIVVEMDTKRIEDLKDEFESVRFLNADASSILTWKKIDLDEVGHVVSTFRDSDISLEIVRILRESMESKLPAIVLKYDDRPDDKFIEYGATLIKPLETSINIVLNKLNRNYSKAIDLGLKRGDIIELSILSKSHLTDRKMRTIRPNKWRIAAIYREDELVLPTPEEQLRVGDRVVFTGEPKVLENLANMLLQGTPQFPSQFGSRLGVALSSKWPDLVDEAVYLSKNVKTSGLNLYPVKKGLNKDLVGKVKEELENFSVADPVHSMNQILGKDPVDGLYVLPDRSETILRHFIMRDLFDTAQKPFLVSRGTFPYEEVVVSLNCDDPGYVMETGMELARELDVPLSVFYVAFPRELRGKEGNDALEKRDMIIEDFKSIYKLDIDYDIPEGNPVIESLNYIREKERSILVLGHDRKKPIGFFRPNVTYLVAMKCGMSALVLPTE
- a CDS encoding type II toxin-antitoxin system RelE family toxin, translating into MNNSFKVELSESAMEEFKKLDGSIKKIVGKQLKALETNPYKGEMLS
- a CDS encoding alpha/beta hydrolase, with protein sequence MKILARTFIHTAVLTLCLTSIAMAFSDLSPYVIRYQCTGGFIDKYHYNAVPEHKLDMRKSKRIEDKYESNGRELDVISYYPEGNAMGVVVFFHGGGWTGGEPEQLEFMGEFLSGLGFVVHLPSYRKVWDYHMPFISVDDAKSAVIWAESKHSGGRAGEYFIIGGESAGGHLALSMLTIPLFSYNIDIKPDKLILLNPITRLRKEGYYRDEYRVNKKFIEPYNYIGDGLPETLFIHGDKDNTVPYVDSWNTNMKMVSKGNVSYLCNSRTFIHGYYYENKTKRASLLNLIRTFLADK
- a CDS encoding NADP-dependent oxidoreductase, with translation MKAVIIREFGGAEVLETAEMDKPAPGEYEVLVKIAGAGVNPVDAKTRRGSGFVAEMIKDSLPWIPGFDISGTVEEIGTGVRELKVGDKVYGRIGFSATSGTYAEYAAVNEDELSFAPSNIELYEAAGIPVAALTAWQAFHDAAHLEKGSSVLIHAGAGGVGHFAVQFAKLYGAEVTCTASEHNRDFLLSLGADRVIDYKSEDFTRVMDGADFILDTMGGEIGIRSMDILRKCGVMVTVPTITAEEICRKGLDRSLDVRGIKVKPSRDNLDTIRELIENGKVKVHVSRVFGLDEAAEAHRLIESGHSKGKCVLKIA
- a CDS encoding HD domain-containing phosphohydrolase yields the protein MKRFWKSYTIFQSLTIFAVALVVTVGLSIMLISGQQSEKALHSLADGIMVRTLENAKVNIGESIGSAVRISSILQVAIEENGGLPRERAYLRKLMLRSLLNHQNVYTVYYGNEKGEFFLVGKREREDGVTGYFAKESVIDDGVRRVTEKWMNTRGEVVAVTDLTETDTYDPRVRPWYEKAKRSGTSVWSDPYIFYITGQPGLTYAIPFEQFGEFKGVVGADLEVKTISLANLSSYTPNTQFFVADGEGRIIAHSELDKFYKLAGEKGRIPRVDDFGDTIVESIFTSHRENLRNMDLRDIRIKNKSYKTIFGEHRSAGLQFLIGLYTPYGDYLEPLRQGEKQILILSIIVIIMAVLFSMVISSALAKPFVILSRATGSVANLEFGRTISINTKYSEANVLVDNFNEMLENLNNYKVANEYLNENLREAHLDTFYRLALAAEYKDYYTAEHLNRVSALSVFIADALGMGRKDVELIKHSSAMHDVGKIGVPDNILMKPGKLTAKEYDVIKKHSEIGAKILENPSSELMEWARIVALNHHERWDGKGYPNGIAGEDIPLSGRIVAIADVMDALLSKRSYKDAFSFEKTMDIIVIERGKQFEPELVDLISKNEDRVRGILL
- a CDS encoding type II toxin-antitoxin system Phd/YefM family antitoxin; its protein translation is MGSVKYELSEMMSASSFSRNMSKVSELLDTMRRVVVLRNNTPEMVVLPVEDYELMKSIMDLAEHLEIAKLIEERRSEQSFSLDEVLDDEGIAVDEQ
- a CDS encoding HIT domain-containing protein → METIFSKIIKGEIPSSKVYEDEDFIAILDIMPTNLGHVLLIPKEYFENIFDAPESVGSKVYPLLSKLAKAMKEALNCDGINIVQNNGKAAGQEVFHAHIHLIPRYENDGIRFTPQHKEYDSTEHMQQTAEKIKSSI